The genomic region TCACGCAAAGGCGCTAAGGCGCTGAGGGGGGAAAACAATACAGGGGTCACGCAAAGGCGCAAAGGACGCTGAGATAACAAAGAATAGGGGTCAGGCCCATGGTTACACCCGGGATTTTTAAGAGAAGCTTGTCTCGCTTATTCCAAAGACTTTTGCCAGCTTTTGTCTGGTTGCCCTGCGATAAACAGCGCCTTCCCGTTCCCATTTTGCTACGGTTGCCTGCTTTACTCCCATTCGATTGGCAAGTTCTTCCTGTGTCCATCCCCTTTCAATGCGCTCCCGCTTGACGGGATTCATAAAGATATAGTCTTCCGCTTCTTTCTGATCATATAGCGGTTCAGATCTGGCCTCACGAATGTCGCGCAGATCGGATTCATCTTCTATACGATTGAGGATGGCCTGGAATGACTTAACGGGCAGCACCACAAACTTTACTTTTCCATTTTCCTTAATTGTCTGGTATTCCATAGTTACCTCTTATAAATGTCGCCCCGCGGGCGGATTTTTACTACTTC from Syntrophales bacterium harbors:
- a CDS encoding helix-turn-helix transcriptional regulator, producing the protein MEYQTIKENGKVKFVVLPVKSFQAILNRIEDESDLRDIREARSEPLYDQKEAEDYIFMNPVKRERIERGWTQEELANRMGVKQATVAKWEREGAVYRRATRQKLAKVFGISETSFS